The genomic stretch cAAAGTAACTCTAGTACTGGTGATTGGTGAAGCAACTTTCGAGCGTTGCTTCATGCGGTAGCCAAATCTGGTGAAGCAAACACGCATGTGTTCtcactcatttatttattaatataaatgaaaggtaTCGCTATACATTTTGTGTCAAACGCAAGATAATATTTAATTGCTTTGTGTGTTGAGCCATCAGTTGAACTACAATCAAATACATAAATGgttatggtttaaaatttaaaacattattaacctGTATTActagtatattgttttataactgatTGGTTGATAatggtttttgtatttatttttttacttatagtttttatattgtaacatataatacaCACGGGCCCACGTTTTTCCTTTTAagttgttatacaaatatttagtatcatttttttaaatacaaaaataattgtatgattcagtattttttatttcaattaaaacatcTGAAAATACAaggaaaatttagtttatttgtgggcatttacatttttatttacgtatGTTTTAAATCCTTCAtgctattttcataaattatatatttaatgttagtcTAAAGGACACTaatgacataaaaataacaaataaagtatgGCACAAAAGTAACAATCTTTTTTTAAAGGTTGTTttcaaacattataataaaagattattggTTTCTGCAGAAATGTTAGTTTTGactgtttatatagaaataaataaaatagcataTTTTATGAGCTGTATAAAAATAgttggaattaaattttacagcttTTTTGGAGAGGAAAGCTTATTATTTTACCCCAGCATTTTCATTCATTTATGGaagtttttacaaaacaatagtaCAAACATCTTAAGAACtggtacataattatataatcttaTTCCTTATTGAATTGTGgtcattttgtatatttttactagtaaaaatggcaagactttaataagcggcctacaatCATTTGATCATCATTATCGAATTATTCGGTTACATTTCAATTGCATTACAATTCATTACCAAATttcgatattatataataatcatacaacaagaattattatacattaacaacataaataaaacattgcaataaaaaaatatcaacaataacattaaaaataacaaaacccaCTTTAACCTGGACCATATGTTAGATTTTGTAAAGTGAGTTGTGCGCCCGATgaggtacacgttgctatgcatttccttatcaTTTGTCTGTCTTGGTGATTTGTTAATTAGTAACCCACGCTTAAAGaaatacctcagactattgtGTACCCCGTCGGGTCCtcaattgcttaattttttagaTACCCCTTGGGGTACATGGtgaaacaaacattaattatacttattgaaatcaattttttgtGCAAAGTTGCGAAGCCTACATACTTTTCTCATTATGCTTGggtgtttaacataaaaaaattagatttttttgccattgttattaaaaaattttgtggCAAATTAAAAGGTTTCGAAAATAGCTGTTTTTGTAAACTTGTTAAAATGGGgttataataaacacaaaatattgttctaataaCACTCTTCAGATCTATAATAAAATTGTTCTGTTTTAGACAGATATTAATCTGCTTCCAGTTGGAGTAGAAACCAGAGCAACAATGAGTATAATATGTGAAAGTAGCAAAGGTTGGGTCATTGATCATGCAAActttataaacagtgtttatttGAATGTTGATTCTGAGACCAACCATGAGTCAAATCGTTCTtcaaatagttttgtattaaatgaaCATTTGTTTGAAATAGTAACACCTTTTTTGTTTGATTTGGAAGCTTCAAGTGTGTTATCACCAATaagcaaaaaaaggaaaaagaatgAAAGAAAGAAGCATTTAAGTGACATCAATTCCATCTGTGGTACTCATTCAGAGGtgaggatattttgtttatttcagagTAAATTGTGGAAGTGTTACCGACTGttttacttttaagtatttattgtatattgaatGGGTTGTGTGATGACAATatacagtaaaacaaacaaatagacCCTTTTTGAACaatctatttattacaaattcctACAGTTATTATGAcaagtttattcataaaataaaataatagttttaactacTGTAGCATGTTTAATAAGCCTTGTAGCACAGTGCCTATGGCTCGGCTGAATCGGAGAGCCAGGAGTTTGCAATTGCAGTCCAATTGTAGTAAACTTATGATTTAGTCCCTCTATTTTAACCTAGAGCTGTTTTAATTGTAGCTTAAcccatttaataaatataaataaaataacacattcatatttattgttaatagaaTAGGTTGGACGTTTTAAGCTTTAATTATTTgcttagaaaaaataaatatcaaaaagttgtaatataaataaaagtacacaTATCAAATTGTTCTTGAATTATATAATTAGAAAAGTTTATATTCCCTCTAAAACTAATGattgtatatgtattattgtCACCACTTATTTTTGGTAGTTTGttagtttataaatagttaaCTAATAACAAAGATAGAGATGCTAGTTCACTTGATACAAAAATCACCACTAGAAAGCAGTAAATGTCCTTTGGAATGGAAAAATCATTCATAACCAACCAGCTGTATGCGAGGAAACATGTTAAGACAAAAGTAACTCTGAAGGTACTAGCCTGGCAGAAATACTCACCATTGAAAGGATTAAAGAATTAATATACTAGTTCATACTTTTACTTAATCAGCTGTAGTATCTAGTTAAAGTATATACTGCTCTTAGTTAATATTGTAAGAAATGTACAAATTCATTAACTGTATTGGACATGAATATAACAAAAGAGTTCAGTTGTAAGAAACTGGACTGACAGTAAATTTGATTCACTTTCTCATTCTAGGTTACCACTGTAAAGTCTGCATTGACAGAACTTGTGGCATTGGCTCAAGAAAAAGGACATTTCAAAGTGAAAATTGGCAATGAGGATTATACCAGCAATAATGAAACGGCTAGACAATGTTCAATGTCGTTTTTTAATGACATATGCCAAGAGAAGTTGCCCAAATGTAATGGAGGGAACACATTCGAGAAGCCAGTTCTGGCAAACATATACGGGGAACACTACTTGATACCAAATACTTCAAGGTTTTACTGCTGTGATATACGTGAACTACATTTAAGTCTTGAGAAAAGtcaatttgattttgttttacttGACCCACCTTGGTGGAACAAATATATTAGGAGGCGGAAAATGAAGCAGGAAACAGGAGGGTGagtatacatttttctttaatttcatgtcatcatcatcatcatcatcatcctccgacgtttccgttatcacgggtcgttgTACACAGCCttctccacttttgtctgtcattccaggtctcctcttcctccacctgtattttctgtagtccccttctctctatgtctttccacacttggtcctcccatcttcctcttggtcttcttcctctttcctccttctccagtgctattctaggcattctattatctcccatcctcttcacatgccccaaccactgtattcttcttctttccattgtctcttgcagtgaaactatgTATTAATTTCATGTATTAGCTCTAATTAAAGTTGGATGTTGTTTCCTTCTAGTGAGGAATCTTAGGGTTGCAGAAGATATCACCCTTCATGTAACCTTGATTACATACATAGATCAATCTAAGATAAGGGGAGGATCAGGTTCGGAGATACATGAAACCCAATCAGGAGGAGTTTTCAGGTGCCTTTGAGTAAGTTTCTGTCTCTCGGGTCAAAGTGGAAATCTGATGCTTTATTATTAACAGTGTATTTTTTCACAAATAGTCTTGCAGCTCAGAAATCTTATAAATCCAAGACTGTTCAGGACTACTTGACCACTTTGTTGAGTCTCCAAACTACGAAGACTCATAGTTTCTTTCTTTGCtagatataattttctttttatattgggTATCAAAGATATTGGGACTAACGATTATCTGATTTCTGAGGGAATTTTGATTCCGATTCAATGAGTTGGCATGTGAAGGTTCATAGTCGTTCATAGGACCATGTACTGTGGAATTTCCAGGAACCTTGCTTGTCAGCCTGCCAGTTGCTGGCCATAAGAGTGGCACAAAAGGCGAGAGGTGTTCCTTGGTTGTAGGTCTCCATATAAGTAGGCTCGTATTTCCTTTCCTTTTAAGGCAGGCTGCAATATGATGGCCTGTAACTTGTAAATGAGGACAGACAATAGGAAGGGATTTTTTTTGCTATGTCTAAGTGTTTTTGGACATAGGTCTTGAATGGAATGGAACGGAATAGTAATGAAATCAAGAACTCTACTTGCAATCGATTTATAGTTTTGATTTCAAAACAATTGGttcatttatttgtaacatttactacttaataataaaaactgttttcattcTTAGGTACAATATGATGTACAATGAAGAAGTTGGATCACTGCCGGTAGGAGATTGGTTAGCTGCTGATGCTCTGGTGGGTGTTTGGTGCACCAATTGTGCTCGCCACGAGAAGGATGTCATATCCCACTGGTTTCCTAAATGGGGTCTCCGCCATGTTTCCACTTGGTTCTGGGTCAAGGTCAGTTTAATTTGATAATGTGGCTAACACAATTTTGCCAACTTATGTtgtcttgtaaaaattaaatgccaaaatattttaacaaaggaTTAATTATATCAAACCTAACATCTCTATAAGAAATAATGATATGAATGAAAGTATTTTTGTTCACTTAAATCTGTGGAATAAATAATGTGTGGTCAATTATAGGGCAATATGATGATTGCAATTAGGCtgagtattttaaattagccGCTAAACACAATACTGCACTATATGTTGTAATCAGCTTATTGAAATTACTTTTCTGGtcaatatgtatatttgtttaattttttcatattgtctATTATAGTTAGCAGTTTAGTATTATAGTACAGAATGAATTGGTTTacaacaccctgtatattctaaTCAAATGGTTTTAATAACCCCATGATCACAAAATGTTATTGAGAGAAATAAAACCCTAAAATCATCTCACAGAAGATACTGTaagacaaaactaaatttagatagttgatttgaaaaaataattttattagtacaaaataatCACCAATCTACATTACTAAAAGCAATGAGGACCTTTTTTGTATGAATGAGAGCTGCCTTTTATAACTCTTCCCATATTACTCTTACTAAGCATTATGTACTTATTAAATAAGCAATGCTAACATTTTGAAGACAAACTTGATGTTTATGTCagataacagtaaaatatttgccaagtttaaaattaatatctcaaaTTGTTATTGAGAACAATGTTGTGATTTGTAGGTAGACTGAAACTACAAGTGATACAACTAGATTTATCTGTTGTGGAATACATGCAGTTTTGCACATAGAGGGGAAGAAGCGTGAGGAGGGGCTGCTATGGCAACATTGTACCCGTTTCACGATGTCACGGTTTTCAGCTACTTAGTtagatttataaaactattgttacCATCCGCATGTATAACTATCATGTGACTACATCTACTTACTGTTGATTTTAAACCTTCTATTTCACTCGCAGCCCAACTTTTCCTGTAGAAATACTTCTATGGAAATAGGTTTTGTCCGTGTACACAATTGGCTGGTCTGCTTCACTGTAAGCTctcaattttttcaaatattttactcttaaGTTCCTGGTGTTGGACTTTccaaaagaatatattttttttgttttgagtttttccaTTTAAATCCAAGCTTTCTAATAATTTGTCTAAGACTAGATATAATCCTTTTTACTgaaagttaatttgttttttgtctgGCTACATGGAGAATTCCTTTTAATGTTAGTCGTCCATCTTCTTTGTGATGGAGCTCATTTGCATTCTTCTAAGAATGAAAATTAGTTTCAATTTTCTTGCTAGAAATTTTTTTCTTGGTGTGAAAAGCTATTTGAGTCTGTATGATTGTCTCCTTCTTTAACTATTCTAATTATAGAGACACACAAAACAATAGTACTAGCTTCCTGCTCTTTATCACCCACACTGTTTTGACCTGTTAATATCTAGAAAGTATTATTTCTAAGAAAAGTATTATTTACTTGGATTATTTGTTTTTGCTGacaatagataattttttatttctctttttgcattttttcAGATACACTTGGTTGGTCCATTATTACTTACCTAAAAACAACACTTCTTTGATTACGAAAAGAGGATTGTAACTTTAGTGagcataaaatattatcacaTTCGCTAATATGCTGTAATAGTGACGAACAGTGGCTACACTTACAGATGCCGCGTGGAAGGAAGCCACTTGAGTGTACGCACCATGCCTCTGCCCCTCTGTGAATCTTGACATCGAGTAActgtggtgtacatatctgaatctaatataaatagtcagctatctaaaatatatttgttaagataggaatgttgattatcgatctggccgttggcggttatatgtatgtgacgtcatatgagaccatactgtttgaataaatcctattggctactgaggtcacgccacttctccccgccaacgtacCTTACCGTTCCAGCAGGAGTGTTCTCCCCAGTCCAGTTTTTACCCACGCGTCCGTGAAAACCCGCGTCCTCACGACCAagatgtagtacaatagttttccttaattggtgtaatttttattaccCGGTTTttattaccaccggccacgaacatcacaaatgGCGACGAGGGATTTGTGGGAAATTTAGTATTAGTGCGAAATTCCGAGTGTACATCGCCGCTGGACATCAACAGTGAAACACCACGTGCGCGAACAACACGAGGACAGTTTTGATCGAGTGAAAACATCACAAAATGGCGGAGTGTACGATGTGAACATCACGGAGATTAACAGTacgaattttctttagttttcaaACCAATTAGTGTGGGAGGAAAGTGTGTAGCGTAtgcaaccaaattattttagctacGAGTTGATGTGGCAAGTACAATTAGACGAAACTACCGTttcctgtaactaatataatggcgGCAAATAGGCGGTTATCGGGGAATATGACGGGTCAGTTGAAACCTGGGCGTCATACATCGAACGTTTTGAGCTGTATGTGGGCTGTAATAGCATTGACACGGGTAAAAAGGTCAGTACGCTTTTAACTGTGATAGGGGTGAAAAACGTATAGTTTGTTGAGAGACCTGTGCACTCCTAATAAACCGTCGGAAAAAAGACATTTAATGAAACTGGTGCaacttgtgcaaaaacatttattcccgactcctagcttcatcgcggagcgatatcgttttagtaaagcgagtacagttggaaggcgagtcggttgccgagtatattgcaaatttgaaaaaaatgacaacccattgtgactttggcgcgtcgctaaaatgattacttgagagacagactggtgagtggcatcagaagtgaaagtgccaaacaaaaacttttatcggAAGCCTCGTTAACGTTTCGAGCAAGCGACCAAAATAGTGCTTTCAATGGAGCAAGCAGAAAAATCGGCGGCAGCTCTATCAGTCGGAAGACCCGAGCGGATCCATCAGTTGAGCAGCGTGGTGGCCAGGAGGGGGAGATTCGGAAATGGCGCACCGCATTCCCAGACGCATTCCCAGACATGCACGGAGCGACAACGCT from Homalodisca vitripennis isolate AUS2020 chromosome 2, UT_GWSS_2.1, whole genome shotgun sequence encodes the following:
- the LOC124355022 gene encoding N(6)-adenine-specific methyltransferase METTL4 — its product is MSIICESSKGWVIDHANFINSVYLNVDSETNHESNRSSNSFVLNEHLFEIVTPFLFDLEASSVLSPISKKRKKNERKKHLSDINSICGTHSEVTTVKSALTELVALAQEKGHFKVKIGNEDYTSNNETARQCSMSFFNDICQEKLPKCNGGNTFEKPVLANIYGEHYLIPNTSRFYCCDIRELHLSLEKSQFDFVLLDPPWWNKYIRRRKMKQETGGYNMMYNEEVGSLPVGDWLAADALVGVWCTNCARHEKDVISHWFPKWGLRHVSTWFWVKVTMSGVPVCQFSPPPGKQPYERVLLGVAAARIDRLPPDSRCIISVPSAIHSHKPPLSEIMKSYLPHKPRCLELFARYLQPHWVSAGDQVLALQNTKLYKQIQLSAS